One genomic segment of Luteimonas galliterrae includes these proteins:
- a CDS encoding UDP-N-acetylmuramoyl-tripeptide--D-alanyl-D-alanine ligase: protein MKPMRLSEIAIMTGGRVHGDDVVIDAVATDTRALPQGAPLFIALKGERFDGHDHVGKAAEGGVAAALVSRPLDVAIPQIVVADTERALAAFAAGLQHGRGSEVIAITGSNGKTSVKTLLLSILKLIAQREDKIAYANPGNRNNEIGLPLAVIDAPEDADYAIYEMGAGQPGDIAYLTAIARPDVALVNNIAPAHLERMGSLLGVADTKAAIYDALPADGVAVINADDAFAPYFAERAHGRRILRFGLEATADIGARDIRATDEGTRFTMITPTGDADIDLHLPGRHNVSNALAAAGLALGAGVPLDAIAAGLGAARSVAGRLVTHRLGNGALLIDDSYNANPGSLNAAIDTLAGQTGESWLVLGDMRELGADGEALHAEAGRRAKAAGIARLYALGTLSAAAARSFGDGAKVFESHEALATALGSDLEGFAGSAGLRVLVKGSRGSAMDRIVTALLPHGEGAAHAA from the coding sequence ATGAAGCCGATGCGCCTGTCCGAGATCGCGATCATGACCGGTGGCCGCGTGCATGGCGACGATGTCGTGATCGATGCGGTCGCCACCGACACCCGCGCGCTTCCGCAGGGCGCGCCGCTGTTCATCGCGTTGAAGGGCGAACGCTTCGACGGACACGATCACGTCGGCAAGGCCGCCGAAGGTGGCGTCGCGGCGGCGCTCGTGTCGCGGCCGCTGGATGTCGCCATTCCGCAGATCGTCGTCGCCGACACCGAGCGTGCGCTCGCCGCATTCGCCGCCGGTTTGCAGCATGGACGGGGCAGCGAAGTCATCGCGATCACCGGCAGCAACGGCAAGACCAGCGTCAAGACGCTGCTGCTATCGATACTCAAGCTGATCGCGCAGCGCGAAGACAAGATCGCCTACGCCAATCCCGGCAACCGCAACAACGAAATCGGCCTGCCGCTGGCGGTGATCGACGCGCCGGAAGACGCCGACTACGCGATCTACGAAATGGGCGCCGGCCAGCCGGGCGACATCGCCTACCTCACCGCCATCGCGCGGCCGGACGTCGCGCTGGTCAACAACATCGCGCCGGCGCACCTGGAGCGCATGGGCAGCCTGCTCGGCGTGGCCGACACCAAGGCCGCGATCTACGACGCGTTGCCGGCAGACGGCGTGGCGGTGATCAATGCCGACGACGCGTTCGCGCCTTACTTCGCCGAACGCGCGCATGGCCGCCGTATCCTGCGTTTCGGTCTGGAGGCCACGGCGGATATCGGCGCGCGCGATATCCGCGCTACCGACGAAGGCACGCGTTTCACCATGATCACGCCGACCGGGGATGCCGATATCGATTTGCATCTCCCCGGACGCCATAACGTATCCAATGCGCTGGCCGCTGCCGGCCTGGCGCTCGGCGCAGGCGTTCCGCTCGATGCGATCGCCGCCGGGCTCGGCGCCGCGCGTTCGGTCGCGGGCCGCCTTGTCACGCACCGGCTCGGCAACGGCGCGCTGCTGATCGACGACAGCTACAACGCCAATCCCGGTTCGCTCAACGCCGCGATCGACACGTTGGCCGGGCAGACCGGCGAGAGTTGGCTGGTGCTGGGCGACATGCGCGAACTCGGTGCCGACGGCGAGGCGCTGCATGCTGAAGCCGGTCGCCGCGCCAAAGCCGCGGGCATCGCGCGCCTGTATGCGCTCGGCACATTGAGCGCCGCCGCCGCGCGCTCGTTCGGCGATGGCGCCAAGGTTTTCGAATCGCACGAAGCGTTGGCGACGGCGCTCGGTTCGGATCTCGAGGGTTTCGCCGGGTCCGCCGGCTTGCGCGTGCTGGTCAAAGGCTCGCGCGGCAGCGCCATGGACCGCATCGTCACCGCATTGCTGCCTCATGGGGAGGGCGCCGCACATGCTGCTTGA
- a CDS encoding UDP-N-acetylmuramoyl-L-alanyl-D-glutamate--2,6-diaminopimelate ligase — protein sequence MTRAMLLAELLPDVADVPQDLAVTGLVLDSRDIRAGDAFVAIAGFGAHGLGFVDQAKAAGASAILFEPPAPEELPAPEDAIAVPGLRARMGTMADQFHGRPSHAMTMVGVTGTSGKTSTVQLIAQSLELLGKRTGTIGTLGAGLYGDVRPTGFTTPLVLQMHALLAQLRDAGAAAVAMEVSSHALDQGRVDAVHYDVAVFTNLTRDHLDYHGDMAAYGAAKAKLFARPGLRAAAINLDDEFGVSLLAQLPESVRGIGLSAQGQAQALVRAENVALDASGIAFDLVLGDERFAVRSPLLGRFNIDNLLAAAGVLHALGETPQAIAAALPQLQPIPGRMNRLGGDGVLPLVVIDYSHKPDPLQQALESLRGHLRGRLICVFGCGGERDRGKRPLMAAIAEAHAERVYVTDDNPRGEDGDAIVAEIVSGFARPQDAVVERDRAAAIARAIGEAGPDDIVLIAGKGHETYQEVAGKKYPFDDTQVARKALEGRA from the coding sequence ATGACGCGCGCGATGCTGCTCGCAGAGTTGCTGCCGGACGTCGCCGACGTGCCGCAGGATCTGGCCGTCACCGGTCTGGTGCTGGACAGCCGCGACATCCGCGCCGGCGACGCTTTCGTCGCGATCGCCGGTTTCGGCGCGCACGGCCTGGGCTTCGTCGATCAGGCCAAGGCCGCCGGCGCAAGCGCGATCCTGTTCGAACCGCCGGCGCCCGAAGAATTGCCTGCGCCGGAAGATGCGATCGCAGTGCCCGGCTTGCGCGCGCGCATGGGCACGATGGCCGACCAGTTCCACGGCCGGCCTTCGCATGCGATGACGATGGTCGGCGTGACCGGCACCAGCGGCAAGACCTCGACCGTGCAGCTGATCGCGCAGTCGCTGGAATTGCTGGGCAAGCGCACCGGCACCATCGGCACGCTGGGCGCCGGCCTGTACGGCGACGTGCGCCCGACCGGTTTCACTACGCCGCTGGTGCTGCAAATGCACGCGCTGCTGGCGCAATTGCGCGACGCGGGCGCGGCCGCCGTGGCGATGGAAGTGAGTTCGCACGCGCTAGACCAGGGCCGCGTGGACGCGGTGCATTACGACGTCGCGGTGTTCACCAACCTCACCCGCGACCATCTCGATTATCACGGCGACATGGCCGCTTACGGCGCGGCCAAGGCGAAGCTGTTCGCGCGCCCGGGCTTGCGCGCGGCCGCGATCAATCTCGACGACGAGTTCGGCGTTTCGCTGCTGGCGCAGCTGCCCGAATCGGTGCGCGGCATCGGCCTGAGCGCGCAGGGCCAGGCGCAGGCGCTGGTGCGCGCCGAAAACGTCGCGCTGGACGCATCCGGCATCGCTTTCGACCTGGTGCTCGGCGACGAGCGGTTCGCGGTGCGGTCGCCGTTGCTGGGCCGTTTCAACATCGACAACCTGCTGGCGGCGGCCGGTGTGCTGCACGCGCTGGGCGAAACCCCGCAAGCGATCGCCGCCGCCCTGCCGCAGTTGCAGCCGATACCCGGCCGCATGAACCGCCTCGGCGGCGATGGCGTGCTGCCGCTGGTGGTGATCGACTATTCGCACAAGCCCGACCCGTTGCAGCAGGCGCTGGAATCGCTGCGCGGCCACCTGCGCGGCCGGCTGATCTGCGTGTTCGGCTGCGGCGGCGAACGCGACCGCGGCAAGCGCCCGCTGATGGCGGCTATCGCCGAAGCGCACGCCGAGCGCGTCTACGTCACCGACGACAATCCGCGCGGCGAGGACGGCGACGCGATCGTCGCCGAGATCGTGTCCGGGTTCGCGCGGCCGCAGGACGCCGTGGTCGAGCGCGACCGCGCCGCCGCCATCGCCCGCGCGATCGGCGAAGCCGGCCCGGACGACATCGTGCTGATCGCCGGCAAAGGCCACGAGACCTACCAGGAAGTCGCAGGCAAGAAATATCCGTTCGACGATACGCAGGTCGCGCGCAAAGCTTTGGAGGGCAGGGCATGA
- a CDS encoding penicillin-binding protein 2, which yields MKPRNRAQFNLRARLAMVAGALGLCSLALVGRAVDLQLIDNDFYQKQGNARFLRDIEIPVSRGMITDRNGEPLAVSSPVESVWADPQELLKNPARLPELAKALGVPSDYLTRKVSQRAGKEFMWLKRRISPVAAKKIIALGIPGVASQREFRRFYPQGEAMAHVLGFTDIDDHGQEGLELAFDEWLRGTPGSKRVIRDNRGQFVENVDLIKPAQPGKDLTLTIDRRIQYLAYRELKNALLESGASSGSVVVLDIATGEVLAMANLPSYNPNAVEVGNRDTHRNRAVTDVIEPGSTMKPLTVAAALEAGVITPRTIFDTNPGWIPNGRYRTTDMHNYGVLDTTGVIRKSSNVGAAKIAARLPNQTFYDFLRKFGYGQSTQSGFPGEVPGLFPPPAKWYGTTKQTMSYGYGISATPIQIAQAYAALANGGKLRAPTFVKGQDNEAREVLDPAIAHEVMKMMQTVTEPGGTAKQAAILGYHVAGKTGTSRKASGGGYSRRYVAFFAGVVPVDNPRFSMAVVVNDPEPGLTGYTGGAVSAPVFHNVMEGALRLMDVPPDDIETWLAAQSAAEAKRNGGKPAVARAPAAAADEEAAPVLLPAQGALR from the coding sequence ATGAAGCCGCGCAACCGCGCCCAGTTCAATCTCCGTGCCCGTTTGGCGATGGTCGCCGGCGCGCTGGGCCTGTGCTCGCTGGCGCTGGTCGGCCGCGCGGTGGACCTGCAGCTGATCGACAACGACTTCTACCAGAAGCAGGGCAATGCGCGCTTCCTGCGCGACATCGAGATCCCGGTTTCGCGCGGCATGATCACCGACCGCAACGGCGAGCCGCTGGCGGTGTCCTCGCCGGTGGAATCGGTGTGGGCCGACCCGCAGGAACTGCTGAAGAATCCCGCGCGCTTGCCGGAATTGGCCAAGGCACTGGGCGTGCCGAGCGACTACCTGACGCGCAAGGTCTCGCAGCGCGCCGGCAAGGAATTCATGTGGCTCAAGCGCCGCATCAGCCCCGTGGCGGCGAAGAAGATCATCGCGCTCGGCATTCCGGGCGTGGCTTCGCAACGCGAGTTCCGCCGCTTCTACCCGCAGGGCGAAGCGATGGCGCACGTGCTGGGCTTCACCGACATCGACGACCACGGCCAGGAAGGCCTGGAGCTGGCCTTCGACGAATGGCTGCGGGGCACGCCGGGCAGCAAGCGCGTGATCCGCGACAACCGCGGCCAGTTCGTCGAGAACGTCGACCTGATCAAGCCTGCGCAACCGGGCAAAGACCTGACGCTCACCATCGATCGCCGCATCCAGTACCTCGCTTATCGCGAGTTGAAGAACGCGCTGCTCGAATCCGGCGCCAGCAGCGGTTCGGTCGTGGTGCTGGACATCGCCACCGGCGAAGTGCTGGCGATGGCCAACCTGCCGTCGTACAACCCGAACGCGGTCGAAGTCGGCAACCGCGACACCCACCGCAACCGTGCGGTGACCGACGTCATCGAGCCCGGCTCGACCATGAAGCCGCTGACCGTGGCCGCAGCGCTGGAAGCCGGAGTGATCACGCCGCGCACGATCTTCGACACCAATCCGGGCTGGATCCCGAACGGCCGCTACCGCACCACCGACATGCACAACTACGGCGTGCTCGACACCACCGGCGTGATCCGCAAGAGCTCGAACGTCGGCGCGGCCAAGATCGCGGCGCGGCTGCCGAACCAGACGTTCTACGATTTCCTGCGCAAGTTCGGTTACGGCCAGAGCACGCAAAGCGGCTTCCCCGGCGAAGTGCCCGGGCTGTTCCCGCCGCCGGCGAAATGGTACGGCACGACCAAGCAGACCATGTCCTACGGCTACGGCATTTCCGCCACGCCGATCCAGATCGCGCAGGCCTACGCCGCGCTCGCCAACGGCGGCAAGCTGCGCGCGCCGACGTTCGTGAAAGGACAGGACAACGAAGCGCGCGAAGTGCTCGATCCGGCGATCGCGCACGAAGTGATGAAGATGATGCAGACCGTGACCGAGCCGGGCGGAACCGCCAAGCAGGCGGCGATCCTGGGCTATCACGTCGCCGGCAAGACAGGCACCTCGCGCAAGGCCAGCGGCGGCGGCTATTCGCGCCGCTATGTCGCCTTTTTCGCAGGCGTGGTGCCGGTGGACAATCCGCGGTTCTCGATGGCGGTCGTGGTCAACGATCCCGAGCCGGGCCTGACCGGCTACACCGGCGGTGCCGTTTCCGCGCCGGTGTTCCACAACGTGATGGAAGGCGCGCTGCGTTTGATGGATGTGCCGCCGGACGACATCGAAACCTGGCTCGCGGCGCAATCCGCCGCCGAAGCCAAGCGCAATGGCGGGAAACCTGCCGTCGCGCGCGCACCGGCCGCCGCCGCCGACGAAGAAGCAGCACCGGTGCTGCTGCCGGCGCAGGGAGCCCTGCGATGA
- the ftsL gene encoding cell division protein FtsL, whose product MSLRVLLALLLAANIGSAILVVYARHQHRELFVELTRLEKARDELNIEFGRLQLEQATWAESNRIDQIARNKLGMKFPEADEIVVVRP is encoded by the coding sequence ATGAGCCTGCGCGTGCTCCTGGCCTTGCTGCTCGCCGCCAACATCGGCAGCGCGATCCTGGTGGTGTACGCGCGCCACCAGCACCGGGAGCTGTTCGTCGAGCTGACCAGGCTGGAGAAGGCGCGCGACGAGCTCAACATCGAATTCGGCCGGCTGCAGCTGGAGCAGGCGACCTGGGCCGAGAGCAACCGCATCGACCAGATCGCGCGCAACAAGCTCGGCATGAAATTCCCCGAAGCGGACGAGATCGTGGTGGTGCGCCCATGA
- the rsmH gene encoding 16S rRNA (cytosine(1402)-N(4))-methyltransferase RsmH, with product MTAGGAAVRSAHLPVMFVQVMEGLRVVEDGTYLDGTFGRGGHARGVLQRLGAGGRLLLMDKDPEAIATAEREFGKDPRVSIRRGSFADLARWDAAADGLDGILFDLGVSSPQLDVAERGFSFGKDGPLDMRMDPDSGQSAAQWLANASEQDIADVLWTYGEERMSRRIARSIVARRAQQPIERTGDLAQLIASAMPRGKQEIHPATRSFQAIRIHINRELADLEAGLDAAHAALKPHARLAVISFHSLEDRIVKRFIAKHAKAPPANRRLPEAEVFVPTLRAIGDAQKADSAETAANPRARSAVLRVAEKLAEAA from the coding sequence GTGACGGCGGGTGGCGCGGCCGTCCGGTCCGCCCACCTTCCGGTGATGTTCGTGCAGGTCATGGAAGGGCTGCGGGTGGTCGAGGACGGAACTTATTTGGACGGCACGTTCGGTCGCGGCGGCCATGCGCGCGGCGTGCTGCAGAGGCTGGGCGCGGGAGGGCGACTGCTGCTGATGGACAAGGATCCCGAGGCGATTGCGACTGCCGAACGCGAGTTCGGCAAGGATCCGCGCGTCTCGATCCGACGCGGCAGCTTCGCCGATCTTGCGCGATGGGACGCTGCCGCGGACGGCCTGGACGGCATCCTGTTCGACCTGGGCGTGTCTTCGCCGCAGCTCGACGTCGCCGAACGCGGCTTCAGCTTCGGCAAGGACGGCCCGCTCGACATGCGCATGGATCCCGACAGCGGCCAAAGCGCGGCGCAGTGGCTGGCGAACGCATCCGAGCAGGACATCGCCGACGTGCTGTGGACCTACGGCGAAGAACGCATGAGCCGGCGCATCGCGCGGAGCATCGTCGCCCGGCGCGCGCAGCAGCCGATCGAGCGCACCGGCGACCTCGCGCAACTGATCGCTTCGGCGATGCCACGCGGCAAGCAGGAGATCCACCCCGCGACGCGCTCGTTCCAGGCGATCCGCATCCACATCAACCGCGAACTGGCCGATCTGGAAGCCGGCTTGGACGCCGCGCATGCCGCGCTCAAGCCGCACGCTCGGTTGGCGGTGATCAGCTTCCATTCGCTGGAAGACCGCATCGTCAAGCGCTTCATCGCCAAGCATGCGAAGGCGCCGCCGGCCAATCGCCGGCTGCCGGAGGCGGAAGTATTCGTGCCGACGTTGCGCGCGATCGGCGATGCGCAGAAAGCGGATTCCGCCGAAACGGCGGCCAATCCGCGCGCCCGCAGCGCGGTGCTGCGCGTGGCCGAAAAACTGGCGGAGGCCGCATGA
- the mraZ gene encoding division/cell wall cluster transcriptional repressor MraZ has translation MLKPAEDGQEPDGCVFQGETAITIDDKGRLAIPTGYRDLVARECGNRLVITYNPFEAGSLYLYPQPVWERVRDQINALPRTKSVSRNLQLKLVGAASFVEPDGSGRISVPASHRSAVGIEKKAVLLGMGDKFELWSEQAHHAQIRQTIGDADLGEDMLDLQL, from the coding sequence ATGCTGAAGCCCGCCGAAGACGGGCAAGAACCGGACGGCTGTGTGTTCCAGGGCGAGACCGCCATCACGATCGACGACAAGGGCCGGCTGGCGATCCCCACCGGCTATCGGGACCTCGTCGCCCGCGAATGCGGCAACCGGCTGGTGATCACCTACAACCCGTTCGAAGCCGGCAGCCTCTACCTCTATCCGCAGCCGGTCTGGGAGCGCGTGCGCGACCAGATCAACGCGTTGCCGCGCACCAAGAGCGTCAGCCGCAACCTGCAGCTGAAACTGGTCGGCGCGGCGAGCTTCGTCGAGCCCGACGGCAGCGGCCGCATCAGCGTGCCGGCCAGCCACCGCAGCGCGGTCGGCATCGAGAAAAAAGCCGTGCTGCTGGGCATGGGCGACAAATTCGAACTGTGGAGCGAGCAAGCGCACCACGCGCAGATCCGCCAGACCATCGGCGATGCGGATCTGGGCGAGGACATGCTCGATTTGCAGTTGTGA
- a CDS encoding OmpA family protein — MTGTVSGLAGDVSQLQGLVDALGGEVRDSEIYVALPADTLFEFDKAEIRSGAEAGLRTLAELVGKTQGTVQLKGYTDAKGEDAYNLGLSKRRADAVKTWLAANGVPDTRLQATGFGEADPVAPNQRSDGTDDPQGRAKNRRVEAIIPRG; from the coding sequence TTGACCGGAACCGTCAGCGGGCTCGCGGGCGACGTCTCGCAACTGCAGGGCCTGGTCGACGCGCTCGGCGGCGAGGTCCGCGACAGCGAAATCTATGTCGCATTGCCGGCCGATACGCTGTTCGAATTCGACAAGGCCGAAATCCGCTCCGGAGCCGAGGCCGGCCTGCGCACGCTTGCCGAGTTGGTAGGCAAAACGCAGGGCACCGTGCAACTCAAGGGATACACCGACGCCAAGGGCGAGGATGCCTACAACTTGGGGTTGTCCAAGCGTCGCGCCGATGCGGTCAAGACATGGTTGGCAGCGAACGGCGTGCCGGACACTCGCCTGCAGGCGACCGGTTTCGGCGAAGCCGACCCGGTCGCGCCCAACCAGCGGTCCGATGGCACGGACGATCCGCAAGGGCGCGCGAAAAACCGTCGCGTGGAAGCGATCATTCCGCGCGGCTGA
- a CDS encoding alpha/beta hydrolase, producing MKAIGWSLLLVIACAAPALAGAQAPASVPIIEHYPGGDRQPMQARIFKPRDGDTPSPHAAIVLFHGGGWNEGEASWMDSSAAAWASEGLVAIAVDYRLSDQKSITPYQAVADARAAMRWVRRQAARLNIDPKRIAAAGTSAGGHLAASAAIFDDASDGAVPARPDALVLRSPALSIADSGWFRKLTGSDERAAALSPDRHVRTGLPPTLVLQGEKDNVTPAAGARTFCERMRKAGNRCDLQIYPGVGHLFTRNLAQQEIPDYPSIDEAVSRDAKAKAVAFLRELGFIGR from the coding sequence ATGAAAGCTATCGGGTGGTCGCTGCTGTTGGTGATCGCATGTGCCGCGCCGGCGTTGGCCGGCGCACAGGCGCCGGCATCGGTGCCGATCATCGAACACTATCCCGGCGGCGACCGCCAGCCGATGCAGGCGCGCATATTCAAACCGCGCGATGGCGATACCCCGTCGCCGCATGCCGCCATCGTTTTATTCCATGGCGGTGGCTGGAACGAAGGCGAAGCCAGCTGGATGGACTCAAGCGCGGCTGCGTGGGCAAGCGAAGGGCTGGTGGCGATCGCTGTGGACTACCGGCTATCGGACCAGAAATCGATCACGCCTTACCAAGCCGTCGCCGATGCGCGCGCAGCCATGCGCTGGGTGCGGCGCCAAGCGGCCCGTCTGAACATCGATCCCAAGCGCATCGCCGCCGCCGGCACGTCGGCGGGCGGACACCTGGCCGCTTCGGCGGCCATTTTCGACGATGCTTCGGACGGCGCGGTTCCTGCGCGCCCCGATGCGTTGGTACTGCGGTCGCCGGCTTTGTCGATTGCGGACTCCGGCTGGTTCCGAAAACTTACCGGCAGCGACGAAAGGGCTGCTGCGTTGTCGCCGGATCGGCACGTCCGCACCGGCCTGCCGCCGACGCTGGTGCTACAGGGCGAAAAGGACAACGTCACGCCGGCTGCGGGCGCGCGCACGTTCTGCGAACGCATGCGCAAGGCCGGCAACCGTTGCGACCTGCAGATATATCCCGGCGTCGGCCATCTGTTCACCCGCAACCTGGCGCAGCAAGAAATACCGGACTACCCATCGATCGACGAAGCCGTGAGCCGGGACGCCAAGGCCAAGGCGGTCGCCTTCCTGCGTGAGCTCGGCTTTATCGGTCGATAA
- the chrA gene encoding chromate efflux transporter has product MIENRAGAVDRAYDNAWTIFLVFLRLGLTSFGGPIAHLGYFREEFVVRRRWLSEQGYSDLIALCQFLPGPASSQVGMAVGLARGGLRGALAAWCGFTLPSALAMVLFALAASAWGMQWPSGAVHGLLLVAVAVVAQAVWGMARTLCPDAPRIAIALASAVVVLLRPDAWGQIGVIAAGGIVGAIFFRRTPSPSQDALPMRIPRRLGALSLLAFFALLLALPLATRLWPVPELTIFSAFYRAGSLVFGGGHVVLPLLQAAVVPTGWISDDAFLAGYGAAQAVPGPLFTFAAYLGAAMSAGPGGWWGGLLCLTGIFLPSFLLVIGVLPFWSALRRNARMQAALAGVNAAVVGLLLAALYRPVWTSAVHALSDAALVVLGVAALTRWKLPPWLVVLGLALTSLILGLLR; this is encoded by the coding sequence ATGATCGAGAACCGGGCCGGCGCCGTCGATCGCGCGTACGACAACGCCTGGACGATCTTCCTCGTCTTCCTGCGATTGGGATTGACCTCGTTCGGCGGCCCGATCGCGCACCTGGGCTATTTCCGCGAAGAGTTCGTAGTGCGGCGGCGCTGGCTGTCGGAGCAAGGCTATTCCGACCTGATCGCGCTATGCCAGTTCCTGCCTGGCCCGGCCAGCAGCCAGGTCGGCATGGCGGTAGGGTTGGCGCGGGGCGGTTTGCGCGGCGCGTTGGCGGCGTGGTGCGGATTCACGCTGCCGTCGGCGCTGGCCATGGTCCTGTTCGCGCTGGCGGCGTCGGCATGGGGCATGCAGTGGCCGTCCGGCGCGGTGCATGGCCTGCTGCTGGTGGCGGTGGCGGTGGTCGCGCAAGCAGTGTGGGGCATGGCGCGCACGCTATGTCCGGATGCGCCGCGGATCGCGATCGCGTTGGCGTCGGCGGTAGTCGTGCTGCTGCGGCCCGATGCCTGGGGACAGATCGGCGTAATCGCCGCGGGCGGCATCGTCGGCGCGATTTTTTTCCGGCGCACGCCATCGCCGTCGCAGGACGCGTTGCCGATGCGGATACCGCGCCGCCTCGGCGCGTTGTCCCTGCTGGCCTTTTTCGCGTTGCTGCTGGCGTTGCCGTTGGCCACGCGGCTGTGGCCGGTGCCGGAGCTGACGATCTTTTCGGCGTTCTACCGCGCCGGTTCGCTGGTGTTCGGCGGCGGCCACGTCGTGCTGCCGTTGCTGCAGGCCGCTGTGGTGCCGACGGGCTGGATTTCCGACGATGCCTTTCTGGCCGGCTATGGCGCGGCGCAGGCTGTGCCCGGTCCGTTATTCACTTTTGCCGCCTATCTAGGCGCAGCGATGTCGGCTGGACCGGGCGGATGGTGGGGCGGCCTGCTTTGCCTGACGGGGATCTTCCTGCCGTCGTTCCTGCTCGTCATCGGCGTGCTGCCGTTCTGGAGTGCATTGCGCCGCAACGCACGCATGCAGGCTGCGCTGGCCGGCGTCAATGCCGCGGTCGTCGGGCTGTTGTTAGCGGCGTTGTATCGGCCGGTGTGGACGAGTGCCGTGCATGCCCTGAGCGACGCCGCGCTGGTGGTGCTGGGCGTGGCCGCGCTGACCCGCTGGAAGCTGCCGCCGTGGCTGGTCGTTCTGGGTCTGGCGCTGACCAGTCTTATACTGGGGCTGTTGCGATAG
- the rsmI gene encoding 16S rRNA (cytidine(1402)-2'-O)-methyltransferase — MSGPSQSAGTVRSGSLFVVATPIGNLGDLSPRALETLKRVAAICAEDTRHTRQLLAHFGVERPLIALHEHNEDEIAERLVARLLAGESLALVSDAGTPLVSDPGFRLVRAARAAGVPVSPVPGPSALIAALSVAGMPSDRFVFEGFLPAKATARRERLSALAGETRTLVFYESAHRIEDALADAVAAFGAQRPATIARELTKLFETVLDGTLEDLRARVAADPNQRKGEFVLLVHGAGEDADAKVADGRRLYAKLSEHLPPSTAAKLAAELSGAPRKALYGG; from the coding sequence ATGTCAGGCCCTTCACAATCCGCCGGCACGGTCCGTTCAGGCAGCCTGTTCGTGGTCGCCACCCCCATCGGCAATCTCGGCGACCTGAGCCCGCGCGCGTTGGAAACGCTCAAGCGCGTTGCCGCCATCTGCGCCGAAGACACTCGCCACACGCGGCAGTTGCTGGCGCATTTCGGCGTGGAAAGGCCGCTGATCGCATTGCACGAACACAACGAGGACGAGATCGCAGAAAGGCTGGTGGCGCGCCTGCTCGCCGGCGAATCGCTGGCCCTGGTCTCGGATGCCGGCACGCCGTTGGTCAGCGACCCCGGTTTCCGTCTGGTCCGCGCCGCGCGCGCAGCGGGCGTACCGGTGAGCCCTGTGCCCGGGCCGAGCGCGCTGATCGCCGCGCTGAGCGTGGCGGGTATGCCCAGCGACCGCTTCGTCTTCGAAGGCTTCCTGCCGGCAAAGGCGACCGCGCGGCGCGAACGCCTGTCCGCGTTGGCGGGCGAAACGCGGACGCTGGTGTTCTACGAATCCGCGCATCGCATCGAAGATGCGCTCGCCGACGCCGTCGCCGCGTTCGGCGCGCAGCGCCCGGCCACGATCGCGCGCGAGCTGACCAAGCTTTTCGAAACGGTGCTCGATGGCACGCTCGAGGATCTGCGGGCGCGCGTCGCGGCCGATCCCAATCAGCGCAAGGGCGAATTCGTGTTGCTGGTGCACGGCGCCGGCGAGGACGCCGACGCCAAGGTCGCCGACGGCCGCCGTCTCTATGCCAAACTCAGCGAGCATCTGCCGCCGTCGACTGCGGCCAAGTTGGCTGCGGAATTGAGCGGGGCGCCGCGCAAGGCGCTGTATGGCGGCTAG
- a CDS encoding YraN family protein — MAVDRRARGASVEAAAHAHLKKAGLVDVAANANYRGGELDLVMLDRSGRGEPTLVFVEVRYRRDPRFGGGAASVDAGKRRKLVHAAQMFLLAHREYANAACRFDVVEADGDPAAPRLNWLRDAFRADDI; from the coding sequence GTGGCGGTTGACCGGCGCGCGCGCGGAGCGTCGGTCGAAGCCGCCGCGCATGCGCATCTGAAGAAGGCCGGGCTCGTCGATGTCGCCGCCAATGCGAACTACCGCGGCGGCGAACTGGACCTGGTGATGCTGGACCGCAGCGGCCGCGGCGAACCGACCCTGGTTTTCGTCGAAGTACGCTACCGCCGCGATCCGCGTTTCGGCGGCGGCGCGGCGTCCGTCGACGCGGGCAAACGCCGCAAGCTCGTGCACGCCGCGCAGATGTTCCTGTTGGCGCATCGCGAATACGCAAATGCAGCTTGCCGTTTCGACGTGGTCGAAGCCGACGGCGACCCGGCGGCTCCGCGATTGAACTGGTTACGCGACGCGTTCCGCGCCGACGATATCTGA